One genomic region from Diabrotica undecimpunctata isolate CICGRU chromosome 9, icDiaUnde3, whole genome shotgun sequence encodes:
- the LOC140450314 gene encoding uncharacterized protein has translation MACNSCSIKFMESMLLSAKKEDVLDFFYKHGVLKPTTICQRCGNELNVDSQDSFRCHKTVRRPKKKKQRCGFWLSPRKGTFLEHCRLSIEKVFILVSILLHLKPPRYEFVGCEFEISSRTMATWFSSCREVIQDYVINNSVKLGGVNTFVEIHDAKFGRIKCTRGNRVKKQWFGGYDRNSNNCFLVPVESKDADSLLEVVKEWVLPGTTIYSHSWKEYKCLDHEGFMQETRDHSKQFVVLDKTDVYTQNLNHIWREVRSTIPTPGLQYFVDHLAEFYFKRRFPDRFDRLHAFFIAVASTYPPPY, from the coding sequence ATGGCATGCAACTCCTGTTCAATTAAATTCATGGAAAGTATGTTATTAAGCGCTAAAAAGGAGGATGTGCTTGATTTTTTTTACAAACATGGTGTTTTAAAGCCAACTACTATATGCCAACGCTGCGGTAATGAATTGAATGTAGACTCGCAAGATAGTTTCAGGTGCCACAAGACTGTCAGAAGGcccaaaaagaaaaagcaaaggtGTGGATTTTGGCTCTCGCCAAGAAAGGGAACATTTTTGGAACATTGTAGATTGTCGATAGAAAAAGTATTTATTCTAGTGTCAATTTTATTGCATTTGAAACCACCTCGGTATGAATTTGTGGGTTGCGAGTTCGAAATTTCTTCGAGGACGATGGCGACGTGGTTCTCGTCTTGCAGAGAAGTCATTCAGGATTACGTGATAAACAACTCTGTAAAACTGGGAGGAGTTAACACCTTCGTTGAAATTCATGATGCAAAATTTGGCAGGATAAAGTGTACTAGAGGTAATCGTGTGAAGAAGCAGTGGTTTGGTGGATATGACAGAAATTCCAACAATTGCTTCCTAGTACCAGTGGAATCTAAGGATGCCGATAGCTTACTTGAAGTAGTCAAAGAATGGGTTCTTCCTGGGACCACTATTTATAGCCACTCTTGGAAAGAATATAAATGTTTGGACCATGAAGGATTTATGCAAGAGACCAGGGATCATTCTAAACAATTTGTTGTTCTGGATAAAACAGATGTCTACACCCAAAACTTGAATCACATATGGAGGGAAGTTCGGTCTACTATACCCACACCAGGTCTACAGTACTTTGTAGATCACCTTGCTGAATTCTATTTCAAACGCAGATTTCCTGATCGATTTGATAGGCTCCATGCATTTTTTATCGCTGTTGCATCTACTTATCCACCACCATACTAA